The following proteins come from a genomic window of Peptoniphilus equinus:
- the trpD gene encoding anthranilate phosphoribosyltransferase: protein MIKEAIVKIVNKEDLTYDEAYTVMNEIMSGETTPTQNAAFLAAMSTKNAKAETADEIAGCAAAMRAHAIKVETDMELFELVGTGGDNTHSFNISTTSALVAAAGGMKVAKHGNRAASSQCGTADCLEALGVNIQQSPSKCIELLNEVGMCFFFAQKYHASMKYVGTIRKELGFRTVFNILGPLTNPGTPSMQLLGVYDEYLVDPLAQVLIKFGIKRGMVVYGQDQLDEISMSAPTTICEIRDGWFKSSVITPEDFGFERCTKEDLKGGTPEENAEITLSILKGEKGPKRNVVLMNAGAALYIGGKAKSMKDGVALAAAIIDSGKALETLNKLIEVSNRPEVEE from the coding sequence ATGATTAAAGAAGCTATTGTAAAAATTGTAAATAAAGAAGATCTCACCTATGATGAGGCGTACACTGTCATGAACGAAATTATGAGTGGTGAGACAACGCCTACACAGAATGCCGCTTTTCTGGCAGCCATGTCTACCAAAAACGCCAAAGCCGAAACTGCCGATGAGATCGCAGGCTGTGCAGCTGCAATGAGAGCACATGCTATCAAAGTGGAAACTGACATGGAGCTTTTTGAACTTGTCGGCACCGGTGGTGACAATACACATAGCTTTAATATCTCTACCACTTCGGCCCTGGTTGCGGCGGCGGGCGGTATGAAAGTGGCCAAGCACGGCAATCGGGCTGCATCCTCCCAGTGCGGAACAGCGGACTGTCTGGAAGCACTCGGCGTCAATATTCAGCAAAGCCCCAGCAAATGTATTGAACTTCTCAACGAAGTCGGCATGTGTTTCTTCTTCGCACAAAAATACCATGCCTCGATGAAGTATGTGGGAACTATCCGCAAAGAACTCGGATTCCGTACCGTGTTCAATATCCTCGGACCTCTGACCAATCCGGGTACACCTTCCATGCAGTTGCTCGGCGTGTATGACGAGTATCTGGTTGATCCGCTGGCACAGGTTCTCATCAAATTTGGAATCAAGCGTGGTATGGTCGTCTATGGTCAGGATCAGCTGGATGAAATTTCTATGAGTGCTCCGACTACGATCTGCGAGATTCGAGACGGCTGGTTCAAATCATCGGTGATAACGCCCGAAGATTTCGGATTTGAGCGCTGCACGAAAGAAGATCTGAAGGGCGGCACGCCTGAAGAAAACGCTGAAATTACCCTTTCAATTCTAAAAGGCGAAAAAGGCCCTAAGAGAAATGTCGTGCTTATGAATGCCGGTGCGGCACTCTATATCGGCGGTAAAGCTAAGAGCATGAAAGACGGTGTCGCACTTGCTGCAGCTATCATTGACTCCGGCAAAGCACTGGAAACACTAAATAAACTGATCGAAGTCAGCAATCGGCCGGAGGTAGAAGAATGA
- a CDS encoding phosphoribosylanthranilate isomerase has product MTKIKLCGLSRPCDIAATNELNPEYIGFVFVPKSKRYITPQKAKALKQLLNANTKAVGVFVNEDVKTIADLLNQGIIDIVQLHGAEDEDYIKQLRILTDKPIIKAIRIESEKELVDAECCSADCILLDSGAGTGTVFNWKLIQNVNRPYFLAGGLTPDNVENAISMLHPYAVDVSSGIETDGLKDKTKMAAFTAAVRKEEKI; this is encoded by the coding sequence ATGACAAAGATAAAGCTATGCGGATTATCCCGTCCCTGCGATATAGCAGCTACTAACGAATTAAATCCAGAATATATCGGATTTGTCTTTGTACCGAAAAGCAAGCGATATATTACGCCGCAAAAGGCAAAAGCGTTGAAACAGCTGCTTAACGCAAATACTAAAGCGGTCGGAGTTTTTGTGAATGAAGACGTTAAAACCATTGCCGATCTTTTGAATCAAGGGATTATTGATATTGTTCAACTCCACGGTGCTGAAGACGAGGATTATATAAAGCAGTTGCGAATACTCACCGATAAACCGATTATCAAAGCGATTCGAATTGAATCCGAGAAAGAACTTGTCGATGCCGAATGCTGTAGTGCGGATTGCATACTGCTTGATTCAGGTGCAGGTACGGGAACGGTATTTAATTGGAAACTGATACAAAATGTAAATAGACCCTATTTCCTTGCAGGAGGACTGACGCCTGACAATGTGGAAAATGCGATCAGTATGCTTCATCCCTATGCGGTGGATGTCAGTTCAGGCATTGAAACTGACGGACTGAAAGACAAAACAAAAATGGCGGCATTTACTGCTGCTGTCAGAAAGGAAGAAAAAATATGA
- the trpC gene encoding indole-3-glycerol phosphate synthase TrpC produces MTILDRLADHARKRVAEAKNKLSLEEIKQQTLDLPQGTFAFENALKKPDLSFICECKKASPSKGVIAPVFPYLQIAEEYEMAGADCISVLTEPKWFLGSDEHLMEIANSVSIPCLRKDFTVDEYMIYEAKILGASAVLLICSILDSSQIREYIGLCDELGLSALVEAHDETEVSTAIQSGARIIGVNNRNLNDFSVDTENSRRLRELIPRDVLFVSESGVKDGADIIKLRKIGADAVLIGETLMRATDKKSKLSELREAV; encoded by the coding sequence ATGACAATACTTGACAGACTTGCTGATCATGCCAGAAAGAGAGTGGCAGAAGCCAAAAATAAACTATCCCTCGAAGAAATCAAGCAGCAGACATTAGACTTACCTCAAGGCACATTTGCGTTTGAAAACGCCCTGAAAAAGCCTGACCTATCTTTTATCTGTGAGTGTAAAAAAGCCTCTCCCTCAAAAGGTGTGATTGCCCCGGTCTTTCCGTATTTACAAATTGCAGAGGAATATGAAATGGCGGGTGCCGACTGCATTTCAGTCCTGACTGAGCCCAAGTGGTTTTTGGGTAGTGATGAACATCTTATGGAGATTGCAAACTCAGTTTCGATCCCTTGTCTTAGGAAAGACTTCACGGTGGATGAATATATGATCTACGAAGCTAAGATACTCGGTGCCTCAGCGGTGCTTCTTATCTGCTCGATACTGGATTCAAGCCAAATCAGAGAGTATATTGGCTTATGCGATGAACTCGGTCTTTCAGCATTGGTGGAAGCTCACGATGAGACAGAAGTAAGCACAGCGATACAGTCAGGCGCACGAATCATTGGCGTCAACAACCGGAATCTCAATGATTTTTCCGTAGATACCGAAAACAGTCGCAGATTAAGAGAGCTGATACCCCGTGATGTACTTTTCGTGTCAGAAAGCGGTGTAAAAGACGGTGCAGATATTATAAAGCTCCGGAAAATCGGTGCAGATGCGGTATTGATTGGAGAGACCCTCATGAGAGCAACTGACAAAAAATCTAAACTCAGCGAACTTCGGGAGGCAGTATGA
- the trpA gene encoding tryptophan synthase subunit alpha: MSNIQKAFEHGKAFIPFITCGDPDLNTTADIVRAAVKNGANLIELGIPFSDPTAEGPVIQSANLRALSGGVTTDKIFSLVEELRRDVKIPMVFMTYANVVFSYGAEKFIATCRDIGIDGLILPDLPFEEKEEFQPLCKKYGVDLISMIAPTSENRIARIAKQAEGFIYIVSSLGVTGVRNEIKTDLASIVKIIRENSDVPCAIGFGISTPEQSKKMADISDGAIVGSAIIKLLEQYGKDAPKYIAEYVKTMKSALLTN, from the coding sequence ATGAGTAACATTCAAAAAGCATTTGAACACGGAAAAGCATTCATCCCGTTTATCACCTGCGGCGATCCCGATTTAAATACAACAGCGGACATTGTCCGTGCCGCTGTAAAAAATGGTGCCAACCTCATTGAGCTCGGGATTCCTTTCTCCGATCCCACGGCAGAGGGTCCCGTGATTCAGTCAGCAAACCTGAGAGCACTGAGCGGCGGTGTCACAACGGATAAGATATTCTCTTTGGTAGAAGAACTTCGCCGTGATGTGAAAATTCCAATGGTATTTATGACTTATGCCAATGTCGTCTTTTCCTACGGTGCGGAAAAATTTATTGCCACCTGCCGTGACATCGGAATTGACGGACTGATTCTGCCAGATCTGCCATTTGAAGAAAAGGAAGAGTTCCAGCCGCTATGCAAAAAATACGGCGTTGATTTAATTTCAATGATCGCGCCTACCTCTGAAAACCGTATTGCTAGGATTGCAAAGCAAGCAGAAGGGTTCATTTATATCGTGTCCAGTCTTGGTGTGACAGGCGTGAGAAACGAAATCAAGACAGACCTCGCTTCCATTGTTAAAATAATAAGAGAAAATTCCGACGTGCCCTGCGCTATCGGATTCGGTATCTCCACACCTGAGCAATCAAAGAAAATGGCGGACATATCTGATGGTGCCATTGTCGGCTCAGCAATCATCAAGCTTCTGGAACAGTATGGAAAGGACGCGCCGAAATACATCGCAGAGTATGTGAAGACAATGAAATCGGCTCTATTAACTAATTAG
- the trpB gene encoding tryptophan synthase subunit beta, translated as MTNPNGRFGVHGGQYIPETLMNAVIELEKAYNHYKNDPDFNREITELFQNYAGRPSRLYYAEKMTRDLGGAKVYLKREDLNHTGAHKINNVLGQALLAKKMGKTRLIAETGAGQHGVATATAAALLDMECVVFMGEEDTIRQALNVYRMRLLGAKVIPVKTGTATLKDAVSEAMREWTSRINDTHYCLGSVMGPHPFPTIVRDFQSVISKEIKEQILVKEGRLPDAVIACVGGGSNAIGSFYHFIEDKNVRLIGCEAAGRGVDTFETAATIATGRVGIFHGMKSYFCQDNDGQIAPVYSISAGLDYPGVGPEHAYLHDIGRAQYVPVTDNEAVNAFEYLAKTEGIIPAIESAHAVAHAMKIAPMMDKDKIIVITISGRGDKDCAAIACYRGEDIHE; from the coding sequence ATGACAAATCCAAACGGACGCTTTGGTGTTCACGGCGGTCAGTATATTCCCGAAACACTGATGAATGCGGTTATTGAGCTTGAAAAAGCGTATAATCATTACAAAAACGACCCGGATTTCAACAGAGAAATCACCGAGCTTTTCCAAAACTATGCAGGCAGACCATCACGACTTTACTATGCCGAAAAAATGACAAGGGACCTTGGCGGTGCGAAGGTATATCTGAAACGTGAAGATCTCAATCATACGGGTGCACATAAAATCAACAATGTGCTCGGTCAGGCACTTCTTGCAAAGAAGATGGGTAAAACCCGATTAATCGCTGAAACAGGAGCCGGTCAGCATGGTGTAGCTACAGCAACTGCCGCTGCACTGCTGGACATGGAATGTGTGGTATTTATGGGCGAAGAAGATACTATCCGTCAAGCTCTAAATGTGTATCGCATGCGGCTGCTCGGCGCTAAGGTGATTCCGGTAAAGACCGGTACGGCAACCCTCAAAGATGCGGTATCGGAAGCCATGCGTGAGTGGACTTCCAGAATCAACGACACTCACTATTGTCTCGGGTCAGTCATGGGACCGCATCCGTTCCCTACCATCGTTCGTGATTTTCAATCTGTCATTTCCAAAGAGATCAAAGAACAGATTTTAGTAAAAGAAGGTAGACTTCCCGATGCTGTCATTGCCTGTGTTGGCGGTGGATCAAATGCCATCGGAAGCTTCTATCATTTCATCGAAGATAAAAATGTTCGTTTGATCGGTTGTGAAGCAGCCGGCAGAGGTGTTGATACTTTTGAAACGGCAGCAACTATTGCAACCGGCAGAGTCGGCATCTTCCACGGTATGAAGTCTTACTTCTGTCAGGATAACGATGGTCAGATTGCTCCTGTTTATTCTATTTCCGCAGGACTTGACTATCCCGGCGTTGGCCCCGAACACGCATACCTTCACGACATTGGTAGAGCACAATACGTGCCTGTCACCGATAACGAAGCGGTAAATGCTTTTGAATATCTTGCGAAGACCGAAGGCATCATCCCTGCGATCGAATCGGCACACGCTGTGGCACATGCTATGAAGATTGCACCGATGATGGATAAAGATAAAATAATCGTAATTACAATTTCCGGCAGAGGCGACAAGGACTGTGCTGCCATTGCCTGCTACCGAGGGGAGGATATTCATGAGTAA
- a CDS encoding pyridoxal phosphate-dependent aminotransferase: protein MKLSQRVKEVPFSAIRKLTPLSDAAEKAGKKVYHLNIGAPDTKTPEEFLDAIRAIELQTIDYAPSKGIKELREATCGYYARRGKSYDPEKDIVITSGASEALRFAVETICDIGDNIVTTNPFYSNYQTMAKEIGIKMKTFDTIIDQGYRLPSKDVIQEAIDERSRAILISNPSNPTGAVYSHEEIQRIVDVALENDLFIIADEVYSEFIFDGAEFASFTGVEGIDDRLILMDSISKRFGACGARIGALICKNPEIMDGVVRLATSRLAVSTVDQIGAAALYDVSDAYFRNVNDEYNRRRHAIYEELTKLDGVKVTMPEGAFYVMPELPVKDTDDFAAWLLNDFEDEGETVMVAPAFGFYQNNDAGKTQVRLAYVINEKDIRRAIQILGKALVEYKKDHE, encoded by the coding sequence ATGAAGCTATCACAAAGAGTAAAAGAAGTTCCGTTTTCAGCGATTCGTAAATTGACACCATTGTCTGATGCGGCGGAAAAAGCGGGTAAAAAAGTCTATCACCTGAACATCGGTGCGCCTGACACCAAGACACCTGAGGAATTTCTTGATGCCATTCGCGCCATAGAACTGCAAACTATTGACTATGCGCCATCTAAGGGGATTAAAGAACTTCGGGAAGCCACCTGTGGTTACTATGCACGACGGGGTAAATCCTACGATCCGGAAAAAGACATCGTCATTACCTCCGGAGCCAGTGAAGCCTTGCGATTTGCAGTAGAAACCATCTGTGATATCGGGGACAATATTGTCACCACCAACCCGTTTTATTCCAACTATCAAACCATGGCTAAAGAAATCGGCATCAAGATGAAGACCTTTGATACAATCATTGATCAAGGTTATCGTCTGCCGTCCAAAGACGTGATTCAAGAAGCCATTGACGAGCGTTCACGAGCCATCCTTATTTCCAACCCGTCCAATCCGACCGGAGCTGTATACAGCCATGAAGAAATTCAACGTATTGTCGATGTGGCCTTGGAAAATGACCTCTTTATCATCGCCGATGAAGTCTATTCGGAATTTATTTTTGACGGAGCAGAGTTTGCCTCCTTCACAGGGGTGGAAGGCATTGACGATCGTCTTATCCTCATGGATTCTATCTCCAAGCGCTTTGGTGCGTGCGGTGCGCGCATTGGTGCACTGATCTGCAAGAACCCTGAGATTATGGACGGTGTCGTGCGTCTTGCCACCTCCCGGCTGGCCGTCTCCACGGTAGACCAAATTGGTGCGGCAGCTCTCTACGATGTGAGTGATGCCTACTTCAGAAATGTCAACGACGAATACAATCGCCGTCGTCACGCAATTTATGAGGAACTGACGAAACTTGACGGCGTGAAAGTGACCATGCCTGAAGGCGCTTTCTATGTTATGCCCGAACTGCCGGTCAAAGATACCGATGACTTTGCGGCATGGCTGTTAAACGACTTTGAAGATGAGGGTGAAACGGTGATGGTGGCCCCTGCTTTCGGCTTCTATCAAAACAACGACGCCGGAAAGACGCAAGTTCGCCTTGCCTACGTCATCAATGAAAAAGATATTCGTCGTGCCATTCAAATCTTAGGTAAGGCACTGGTTGAGTATAAGAAGGATCATGAATAA
- a CDS encoding anthranilate synthase component II, translating to MILLIDNYDSFSYNLYQLVGEIEPDIKVIRNDDMTVEQIRDLNPGHIILSPGPGRPEDAGILMDVVKTIHHIPILGVCLGHQAICAAFGATVTYAGELMHGKQSHVNFNADCLLFKGCPEVAPVARYHSLAADADTIPRCLKITALTTNGEVMAVQHKDYPIYGVQFHPESLMTPDGKQMLKNFIKEI from the coding sequence ATGATTTTACTGATCGATAACTACGACAGTTTTTCCTATAACCTTTATCAACTTGTCGGCGAAATCGAGCCGGACATCAAGGTCATCCGAAACGATGACATGACGGTGGAACAGATCAGAGATTTGAATCCGGGTCACATCATTTTGTCACCCGGGCCGGGTAGGCCGGAGGATGCCGGTATCCTCATGGATGTTGTGAAAACCATCCACCACATCCCGATCTTAGGTGTTTGTCTTGGTCATCAGGCGATCTGTGCGGCATTCGGCGCGACGGTGACGTATGCAGGGGAGCTAATGCACGGCAAACAATCGCATGTCAATTTCAACGCAGATTGCTTGTTATTCAAAGGTTGTCCCGAAGTTGCACCTGTCGCACGGTACCATTCCCTTGCTGCGGATGCCGACACAATTCCCAGATGCCTAAAAATTACCGCGCTCACCACGAACGGCGAAGTGATGGCAGTACAGCATAAAGATTACCCCATCTATGGCGTACAATTCCATCCGGAATCTCTCATGACACCAGATGGAAAGCAGATGCTTAAAAATTTCATAAAGGAGATATGA